Proteins encoded by one window of Brienomyrus brachyistius isolate T26 chromosome 1, BBRACH_0.4, whole genome shotgun sequence:
- the lypd6 gene encoding ly6/PLAUR domain-containing protein 6 — translation MEPWPVLAWVLLLALIADWVKSVQSRDFTVKDIVFLHPSTTPYPGGFKCFTCENAPDNYECNRYAPDVYCPREARYCSTSHLMDEQGVSISVTKHCAVLADCLSTGCSGTSRPGHQVCTSCCEGHICNMPVPLNDTEAIFSTTSPLSSAPWTSRRPAAVTCFTAVASALLLSRI, via the exons ATGGAACCCTGGCCTGTATTGGCCTGGGTCCTGCTCCTGGCTCTCATTGCTGATTGGGTGAAATCTGTCCAATCACGGGACTTCACGGTGAAGGACATCGTCTTTCTCCATCCTTCAA CAACTCCCTATCCAGGGGGATTCAAGTGCTTCACATGTGAGAATGCACCGGATAACTACGAATGCAACCGCTACGCCCCAGACGTCTACTGTCCGCGAG AGGCCCGGTACTGCTCCACGAGCCACCTGATGGACGAGCAGGGAGTGAGCATCTCTGTGACGAAACACTGCGCGGTCCTGGCCGACTGCCTCTCCACTGGCTGTTCCGGCACCAGCCGCCCTGGCCACCAG GTCTGCACTTCCTGTTGCGAGGGACACATCTGTAACATGCCGGTGCCGCTAAACGACACCGAGGCCATTTTCAGCACCACCTCGCCGCTCAGCAGCGCTCCCTGGACGTCACGCAGGCCTGCGGCAGTCACCTGTTTCACCGCAGTCGCCTCAGCCCTCCTTTTAAGTCGCATCTAG